One region of Alcanivorax sediminis genomic DNA includes:
- a CDS encoding PhzF family phenazine biosynthesis protein → MKLYQVDAFTSSLFGGNPAAVVPLDGWLDDCLLQNIALENNLSETAFIVPDEQGYALRWFTPTVEVDLCGHATLAAAWVVFNALGFPGERVRFSSASGPLFVSRDGNRLTLDFPARPGTPILDRQPLEAALGIQIATALQARDTLVLLDSAEQVSNFQPDLHAIAQLDTFAVMITAPGDDCDFVSRFFAPAKGVPEDPVTGSAHCTLVPFWAERLGKTQLHARQVSARGGELFCALNGDRVSLSGDACCYLKGELLL, encoded by the coding sequence ATGAAGCTTTATCAGGTCGATGCCTTTACCTCTTCACTGTTCGGTGGCAATCCCGCTGCGGTGGTACCGCTTGATGGGTGGCTGGATGACTGCCTGCTGCAAAACATCGCTCTGGAAAACAACCTCTCTGAAACTGCCTTCATCGTGCCCGATGAACAGGGCTATGCCCTGCGCTGGTTTACTCCCACGGTGGAGGTGGATTTGTGTGGGCATGCCACCCTGGCGGCCGCCTGGGTGGTTTTCAACGCCCTCGGTTTTCCCGGTGAACGGGTTCGCTTCAGCTCTGCCTCCGGGCCCTTGTTTGTCAGCCGTGACGGCAACCGGCTAACGCTGGATTTTCCAGCGCGCCCCGGCACACCCATCCTCGATCGCCAGCCGCTGGAGGCGGCGCTGGGTATCCAGATTGCCACCGCCCTGCAGGCACGGGATACCTTGGTACTGCTCGACAGCGCCGAGCAAGTCAGCAACTTTCAACCTGACCTGCACGCTATCGCCCAATTGGACACCTTTGCCGTGATGATCACAGCACCGGGCGACGACTGTGATTTCGTCAGCCGTTTCTTTGCTCCGGCAAAAGGCGTACCTGAAGACCCCGTTACCGGTTCCGCCCATTGCACCCTGGTGCCTTTCTGGGCAGAAAGACTGGGCAAGACGCAGCTCCATGCCAGGCAGGTTTCTGCCCGGGGAGGCGAGCTGTTCTGCGCGTTGAATGGGGACCGGGTCAGCCTCAGCGGCGACGCCTGCTGCTACCTGAAAGGCGAATTGTTGCTGTGA
- a CDS encoding PA2778 family cysteine peptidase translates to MSPILAMWQRARPVATAALFMMLAACQTLPPPELARQQPEYQIRVPFIAQEKYQCGPAALAMMLQWAGKTDTADALVDEVWLPEREGSLGIELKAAARSRGLLAYPVEDEESLFREIQAGRPVLVLQNLALESWPKWHFAVVTGYDKAGKTIILHSGTTESATSHWNRFIRTWARADRWGFTLVQPGELPASATAHGLFRAISAAPNGGSYWPVAVETFPQSGELWFGYGNSLWAEQQRDAALHAFEQAVKLKPDFAAAWNNLAYAQHALGQEDAARHSLCQALALSPEDPGLQDSARDLGYSCAAEPADAD, encoded by the coding sequence GTGTCCCCGATCCTGGCGATGTGGCAACGGGCTCGCCCCGTCGCCACCGCCGCTCTTTTCATGATGCTGGCAGCTTGCCAGACGCTCCCCCCTCCCGAGCTTGCGCGGCAACAACCCGAGTATCAGATCCGCGTGCCCTTTATAGCGCAGGAGAAGTATCAGTGTGGGCCCGCCGCGCTGGCCATGATGCTGCAATGGGCTGGCAAGACCGATACCGCCGATGCGCTGGTAGACGAAGTCTGGTTGCCGGAACGGGAAGGAAGCCTTGGTATTGAATTGAAGGCCGCCGCGCGTAGTCGTGGTCTGCTTGCCTACCCCGTTGAAGATGAAGAAAGCCTGTTTCGGGAGATTCAGGCTGGCCGCCCGGTACTGGTATTGCAGAATCTGGCACTGGAAAGCTGGCCGAAATGGCACTTCGCTGTGGTCACCGGTTATGACAAGGCCGGCAAGACGATCATCCTGCACAGCGGTACTACCGAGAGCGCAACCAGCCACTGGAATCGTTTTATCCGCACCTGGGCCCGTGCAGATCGCTGGGGCTTTACTCTGGTTCAACCGGGAGAACTGCCCGCCAGCGCCACCGCCCACGGTTTATTCCGGGCGATATCGGCGGCACCGAATGGTGGCAGTTATTGGCCGGTGGCGGTGGAGACCTTCCCGCAAAGCGGAGAGCTGTGGTTTGGTTATGGCAACAGCCTGTGGGCTGAGCAGCAGCGTGACGCTGCCCTGCACGCATTCGAGCAGGCGGTGAAGCTCAAGCCGGATTTTGCTGCGGCCTGGAATAACCTGGCCTATGCACAACATGCCCTGGGACAGGAAGACGCTGCCCGGCACAGCCTGTGTCAGGCATTGGCGCTGTCACCGGAAGATCCCGGCTTGCAGGACAGCGCTCGCGATCTGGGCTATTCCTGCGCTGCGGAGCCTGCGGACGCAGACTGA
- a CDS encoding putative selenate ABC transporter substrate-binding protein: MRFKILAALLAAVLLSACSEEPDTATFTFTAIPDQDESQLQKRFGVVALYLEDQLGVPVKYVPVKSYAAAVTSFRNDEVQMAWFGGLSGVQARRLVPGSQAIAQGQEDTAFKSYFIANTATGLEATDTLTEAFITPSSFTFGSKGSTSGRLMPEFYLRETFNKAPEELFEKVGFSGDHSRTIALVQTGAYATGAVNYQVWERELEEGKIDPTKVKVIWETPTYPDYHWTIRGDLDAKFGEGFSQRVTEALLAIEDPELLNAFPREKFIPASNAGYAPIEATAQNIGLLDAP; this comes from the coding sequence ATGCGTTTCAAAATTCTTGCCGCCCTGCTGGCAGCGGTGCTGCTGTCTGCATGTTCTGAAGAGCCCGATACGGCCACCTTCACTTTCACTGCTATTCCTGACCAGGACGAATCCCAGCTACAAAAGCGTTTCGGCGTGGTGGCGCTCTACCTGGAAGATCAACTTGGCGTGCCGGTTAAGTATGTACCGGTGAAATCCTACGCTGCCGCCGTTACCTCTTTCCGCAACGACGAAGTGCAAATGGCCTGGTTCGGAGGTTTGTCCGGCGTGCAGGCCCGTCGTCTGGTACCAGGTTCACAGGCGATTGCCCAAGGGCAGGAAGATACCGCGTTCAAGAGCTATTTCATTGCCAACACCGCTACCGGCCTTGAAGCAACCGACACGCTCACCGAGGCGTTCATCACCCCGTCCTCGTTCACCTTTGGCTCCAAAGGGAGCACCTCCGGGCGTCTGATGCCGGAGTTCTATCTGCGCGAAACCTTCAACAAGGCGCCGGAAGAGCTGTTCGAAAAAGTGGGTTTCTCCGGCGATCACAGCCGCACCATTGCCCTGGTACAGACAGGCGCCTACGCCACCGGTGCAGTGAACTACCAGGTGTGGGAACGCGAACTGGAAGAAGGCAAGATCGATCCCACTAAAGTCAAAGTAATCTGGGAAACTCCGACCTACCCCGACTACCACTGGACCATCCGGGGTGATCTGGATGCCAAATTCGGAGAAGGCTTCAGCCAGCGCGTCACCGAGGCCCTGCTGGCCATCGAAGATCCGGAGTTGCTGAACGCCTTCCCGCGGGAAAAGTTCATTCCTGCCAGCAATGCGGGCTACGCTCCAATCGAAGCAACCGCCCAGAACATCGGCCTGCTGGACGCTCCCTGA
- the selD gene encoding selenide, water dikinase SelD yields MTSAANLDLVLVGGGHSHCLVLRMLAMAPIPGVRVTLVSPEPLSAYSGMLPGLIAGHYSLEETHVDLYRLCLATHTRFVQAAVTAINSQQRRLELNDGSQLEYDWLSLDVGATPDLSPLGYSLPKQVVPVKPVSGFYARWQQWVNDNPSASLAVVGAGAGGTEMVLAIAEYGRQQQRPLSLSLISGSILLPGYAASVRRKMQARLDDYGIRFLENTLVENQGGQVIANGQPLDADQVLWCTGVRGIPLFANSDLNCDKKGFVKINDTLQSHSDARVFAAGDCAAFPQPLPKAGVYAVRQAMTLARNLRAAIQGQPLTPYRPQSRFLSLLSAGGKDAVASRGGSLSLGGPLIWRWKDRIDRAFMRKFQDQLPRMAPALSDPDTLHCAGCGAKVGSDALGEALSALQPQINPGIEAGVDAADDAAVIQWPENRKLVQSLDFFPAFIDEPYRFGRIAALHSLSDLYAMNATPHSALANITLGWNHPRLQARDLRRLMAGAVHELNQAGCTLVGGHTIEGPQMAAGFTVNGGADSDTLWHKKGATPGDTIILTKPIGSGVQLAAMMHGAKLRGRWLGSTLDTLLQSNGPARDALASTPVHACTDITGFGLLGHLQEICSQSQVAIALETAAVPLLPGTIDLIKDGVTSTLNEANRSALLHCAHDDTIDDAMLTALCDPQTSGGLVFCVPGEHTSDALQRLAMNGVNGVAIGKVLVKDEKNAASIFIK; encoded by the coding sequence ATGACCTCTGCTGCCAATCTGGATCTGGTGCTGGTGGGCGGTGGCCACAGCCACTGCCTGGTGCTGCGCATGCTGGCCATGGCGCCCATACCGGGAGTGCGCGTCACGCTGGTGTCTCCGGAGCCGCTGAGCGCCTATTCCGGCATGCTGCCAGGACTGATTGCCGGTCATTACTCACTGGAAGAGACCCACGTGGATCTCTACCGGTTATGTCTGGCCACCCACACCCGCTTCGTACAGGCCGCCGTCACCGCCATCAACAGCCAGCAGCGAAGACTGGAACTGAACGATGGCAGCCAACTGGAGTACGACTGGCTCAGCCTGGATGTGGGCGCCACCCCGGACCTGTCTCCACTGGGCTATTCCCTTCCCAAACAGGTGGTACCGGTAAAACCCGTCAGCGGCTTTTATGCCCGCTGGCAACAGTGGGTCAACGATAACCCCTCTGCCTCACTGGCCGTGGTGGGCGCCGGTGCCGGCGGTACCGAGATGGTACTGGCCATCGCCGAATACGGCCGCCAGCAGCAACGTCCGCTTTCCCTGTCGCTGATCTCAGGCAGCATCCTGCTACCCGGTTATGCCGCCAGCGTTCGGCGCAAGATGCAGGCGCGGCTGGATGACTACGGCATCCGCTTTCTGGAAAACACCCTGGTGGAAAATCAGGGCGGACAGGTCATCGCCAACGGGCAGCCGCTGGATGCTGATCAGGTGTTATGGTGCACCGGCGTGCGGGGTATTCCGTTGTTCGCGAACAGCGATCTGAACTGCGATAAAAAAGGGTTCGTGAAGATTAACGATACTTTGCAAAGCCATAGTGATGCGCGAGTGTTTGCTGCAGGTGATTGCGCCGCGTTTCCGCAGCCTCTGCCCAAGGCTGGAGTCTATGCAGTTCGGCAGGCCATGACCCTCGCCCGCAACCTGCGTGCCGCCATTCAGGGCCAGCCACTCACGCCCTACCGCCCGCAGTCGCGTTTTCTGTCACTGCTATCGGCAGGCGGCAAGGATGCCGTGGCCAGTCGCGGCGGCAGCCTGAGCCTGGGAGGCCCGCTGATCTGGCGCTGGAAGGATCGGATTGATCGCGCGTTCATGCGCAAGTTTCAGGATCAGCTGCCCCGCATGGCCCCCGCCCTCTCCGATCCCGATACCCTGCACTGTGCCGGCTGTGGCGCCAAAGTGGGCAGCGATGCACTCGGAGAAGCGCTGTCTGCCTTGCAGCCTCAAATCAATCCGGGGATTGAAGCCGGCGTGGATGCGGCCGATGACGCCGCCGTGATCCAATGGCCCGAAAACCGCAAGCTGGTCCAAAGCCTGGATTTCTTTCCTGCCTTTATCGATGAGCCTTATCGCTTTGGTCGCATTGCAGCCCTTCATAGCCTCAGCGATCTGTACGCCATGAACGCCACGCCTCATTCCGCGTTGGCCAACATCACCCTTGGCTGGAATCATCCGCGCCTGCAAGCCCGTGATCTACGGCGATTGATGGCTGGTGCCGTCCATGAATTGAATCAGGCAGGCTGCACCCTGGTGGGTGGCCACACGATTGAAGGCCCGCAGATGGCCGCAGGCTTTACCGTGAACGGCGGCGCAGATTCTGACACCCTGTGGCACAAGAAAGGCGCCACACCCGGCGATACGATTATCCTCACCAAACCGATAGGTAGCGGCGTACAGCTGGCCGCCATGATGCACGGAGCCAAACTGCGCGGACGCTGGCTGGGTTCCACGTTGGACACCCTGCTGCAAAGTAACGGTCCGGCAAGGGACGCTCTTGCCAGCACGCCAGTGCATGCCTGCACCGATATCACCGGTTTCGGCCTGCTGGGCCATCTCCAGGAAATTTGTTCGCAAAGCCAGGTGGCCATTGCGCTGGAGACTGCAGCGGTGCCACTGCTACCGGGCACCATTGATCTGATAAAGGATGGTGTCACCAGCACTCTCAATGAGGCCAACCGCAGTGCACTGCTTCATTGCGCCCATGACGACACCATTGACGATGCCATGCTCACCGCCCTTTGCGATCCGCAAACCAGTGGCGGACTGGTGTTCTGTGTGCCTGGCGAGCACACCAGTGATGCACTGCAACGATTGGCGATGAACGGCGTGAATGGTGTCGCTATCGGTAAAGTCCTTGTAAAAGATGAGAAAAACGCGGCATCAATTTTTATTAAGTAA
- a CDS encoding PhnE/PtxC family ABC transporter permease, which yields MTTALNTTASGWRRTSGMLAAVGVLALLFADLEITQVSPGHELLCMAQGFLGPDFSSTEFLWQAIANTLAFAWQGTALGALGGFLMAVCWQWRAVRAVAASLRAVHELFWGLLLLQLTGLTTATAVLAIAIPYSGIFAKVFGEFLEEANPAPAAALPQASSAISVFFYARLPLVWQAFKAYGGYRLECAIRASAILGFIGLPTLGFHLETAFREGHYDQGAALLYLFFLIIFTLRGWLRPVLIPAYLIAAIAWAPPVIHIKPDILIRFVTQDLVPAPLRHGGGLNELMPWLASLWQQQLWPGLWQTLVLGMGALLITALLSLLLFPLISPLFGTRASRVGGHGLLVILRTTPEFFLAFFFLILLGPSMLPGILALALHTGAIVAHLTGRFSESLQLRADAPTGLNRYAWEVLPRISPNLLAFLLYRWEVIMRETAVLGILGIHTLGFYIDSSVAEFRFDRTLILILATVMLNLLVDALSRSIRKRLRLKPGHGVG from the coding sequence ATGACAACAGCGCTCAACACCACCGCCAGTGGCTGGCGACGCACCAGTGGCATGCTGGCTGCGGTTGGCGTGCTGGCGTTGCTGTTTGCCGATCTGGAAATTACCCAGGTCTCCCCCGGCCACGAATTGCTGTGCATGGCGCAGGGTTTTCTCGGCCCGGATTTCTCTTCCACTGAGTTTCTCTGGCAAGCCATTGCCAACACCCTGGCCTTTGCCTGGCAGGGGACCGCGCTGGGAGCACTGGGCGGTTTTCTCATGGCGGTGTGCTGGCAATGGCGCGCAGTAAGAGCCGTGGCCGCCAGCCTGCGCGCAGTGCACGAACTGTTCTGGGGCTTGTTGCTGCTGCAGCTCACCGGCCTCACCACCGCCACGGCAGTGCTGGCTATCGCCATTCCCTACAGCGGCATTTTCGCCAAGGTGTTCGGGGAGTTTCTGGAAGAAGCCAACCCGGCACCGGCTGCGGCTTTGCCACAGGCCAGCTCTGCTATCAGCGTTTTTTTCTATGCTCGTCTGCCGCTGGTGTGGCAAGCCTTTAAGGCCTACGGCGGCTATCGGCTGGAGTGCGCCATCCGCGCTTCCGCCATTTTGGGTTTTATCGGCCTGCCGACCCTGGGCTTTCACCTGGAAACCGCCTTTCGTGAAGGTCACTATGATCAGGGCGCAGCGCTGCTGTATCTGTTTTTCCTGATTATCTTCACCCTGCGCGGGTGGCTGCGTCCGGTGTTGATTCCTGCTTACCTGATTGCTGCCATCGCCTGGGCGCCACCGGTCATTCATATCAAACCGGATATTCTGATTCGCTTTGTGACTCAGGATCTGGTGCCGGCGCCACTACGCCATGGCGGCGGACTCAACGAACTCATGCCGTGGCTGGCCAGCCTGTGGCAGCAACAGTTGTGGCCGGGTCTTTGGCAAACACTGGTGCTCGGCATGGGCGCCCTGTTGATCACTGCCCTGCTTTCGCTGCTGTTGTTCCCGCTGATATCCCCCTTGTTTGGCACCCGTGCCTCCCGCGTCGGGGGACATGGCCTGCTGGTCATCCTGCGCACCACCCCGGAATTTTTTCTCGCTTTCTTTTTCCTGATCCTGCTCGGCCCCTCCATGTTGCCGGGCATTCTGGCACTGGCACTGCACACCGGTGCCATCGTGGCTCACCTCACCGGTCGGTTCAGCGAAAGCCTGCAGTTGCGTGCCGACGCGCCAACCGGGCTCAATCGTTATGCCTGGGAAGTGCTGCCACGAATCAGCCCCAACCTGCTGGCGTTTCTGCTTTACCGCTGGGAAGTGATCATGCGAGAGACTGCCGTACTCGGTATCCTTGGCATTCATACGCTCGGCTTCTACATCGATTCCAGCGTGGCCGAGTTCCGCTTTGACCGGACTCTGATTCTGATCCTCGCGACAGTGATGCTGAATCTGCTGGTGGATGCCCTGTCACGGAGTATCCGCAAGCGGCTGCGGTTAAAACCGGGTCATGGCGTGGGCTAG
- a CDS encoding fatty acid cis/trans isomerase — protein sequence MRLAKQWITLTLIFMGTSGLVMAAPPSYQKDIRPILDQKCLACHGCYDAPCQLKLESVDGLDRGASKIPVYNGGREESIPPTRLGTDAQSTAQWREKGFYSVINSAYGMRGSLLFKMLSLGHEYDFPANQKLPNKIQLGVKRENTCPNPEEFDDYADNHPMEGMPLAVTGLTDQEFNTLKQWMQNGAPLEEEPLTLSADEQQQIQQWENLLNRRDNRHALVARWLYEHLYLAHLYFGEEEGPRPAHFFTLERSSTPPGQPLVPVATVRPNDEPAHPFWYRLRPVSGTLVHKTHITFALNPQKLARTRQQFFSGQWQVNTLPGYAYENRANPFITFEAIPAEARYQFMLDNAEYFVRTFIRGPVCRGQIATDVIRDQFWTVFQDPQHDLFITDARYRNQVSPLLGLPGQDESLLEAGAAWFRYSGDRNDYLRIRQQAYAKAEPAGPGWDSIWAGEGHNRNALLTILRNHDNASVRKGLLGDYPLTTWVMDYPLFERTYYQLVVNFNVFGAVSHQAQTRLYFDLIRNGAEQNFLRYLPRELREPVIHHWYQDGGKVRLKISYASIDTEHPTAIPFKTSTPVNEFNANLVKRFAEINARPDPLNRCDSERCARNDVAAWRQQADSNLSKLASRRLGNLPAIRFLPEVTMLRVENEAGEQEIYTLFRNRAHSNVAFMFNEDGRFQPELDTLTLYPGVLASYPNFMFNLTLPELATFVARVEGVEDEEGFTQLVNDYGIRRTHPHFWDYFHALTRYMEQHEPSQAAVLDMNRYQNL from the coding sequence ATGCGGCTGGCAAAACAATGGATCACCCTGACCCTGATCTTCATGGGCACCTCCGGCCTTGTCATGGCCGCTCCGCCAAGCTACCAGAAAGACATTCGTCCAATTCTTGATCAGAAGTGCCTGGCCTGCCACGGCTGCTACGATGCCCCCTGCCAACTCAAGCTGGAAAGCGTAGACGGTCTGGATCGCGGCGCCAGCAAAATCCCGGTCTACAACGGTGGCCGGGAAGAAAGCATTCCGCCTACCCGCCTCGGCACCGATGCCCAGAGCACCGCCCAGTGGAGGGAAAAAGGCTTCTACTCGGTGATCAACAGCGCCTACGGTATGCGGGGTTCCCTGCTGTTCAAGATGCTGTCGCTCGGCCATGAGTACGACTTCCCCGCCAATCAGAAGCTGCCAAACAAGATCCAGCTCGGGGTGAAACGCGAGAACACCTGTCCGAACCCGGAAGAGTTTGATGACTATGCCGATAATCATCCTATGGAAGGCATGCCACTGGCTGTCACCGGACTCACCGATCAGGAGTTCAATACCCTCAAACAATGGATGCAAAACGGCGCCCCTCTTGAAGAAGAGCCGCTGACGCTGTCTGCCGATGAGCAGCAACAGATCCAGCAATGGGAAAACCTGCTGAACCGCAGGGACAACCGCCATGCCCTGGTGGCACGCTGGCTGTACGAGCATTTGTATCTGGCGCACCTGTATTTCGGCGAAGAAGAAGGGCCACGGCCAGCGCACTTTTTTACTCTGGAGCGCTCATCGACTCCACCGGGACAGCCCCTTGTGCCGGTCGCCACCGTCCGCCCCAATGACGAGCCTGCCCACCCCTTCTGGTATCGGCTGCGTCCGGTCAGCGGCACCCTGGTGCACAAGACACACATCACCTTTGCCCTGAATCCGCAGAAGCTGGCACGCACCCGACAGCAGTTCTTCTCCGGTCAGTGGCAGGTCAATACCCTGCCGGGCTATGCCTATGAAAACCGGGCTAACCCGTTCATCACCTTCGAAGCTATCCCTGCCGAAGCCCGCTATCAGTTCATGCTCGATAATGCGGAGTACTTTGTTCGCACCTTTATCCGCGGGCCGGTCTGCCGTGGCCAGATTGCCACCGATGTGATCCGTGATCAGTTCTGGACCGTATTCCAGGATCCGCAACACGACCTGTTCATCACCGATGCCCGCTATCGTAATCAGGTCAGTCCGCTACTCGGCCTGCCAGGCCAGGATGAAAGCCTGCTTGAAGCCGGGGCCGCCTGGTTCCGCTACAGCGGCGATCGCAACGACTATCTGCGCATTCGACAGCAAGCCTATGCCAAAGCCGAACCTGCCGGCCCCGGCTGGGATTCCATCTGGGCGGGCGAAGGCCACAACCGCAATGCATTGCTGACCATTCTGCGCAACCATGACAACGCATCGGTACGCAAAGGTTTACTGGGAGACTATCCGCTGACCACCTGGGTGATGGATTACCCACTGTTTGAGCGCACCTATTACCAGCTGGTGGTGAACTTCAATGTGTTTGGTGCCGTCTCCCACCAGGCCCAGACGCGCCTCTACTTCGATCTTATTCGTAACGGCGCCGAACAGAACTTCCTGCGCTATCTGCCTCGCGAACTGCGTGAGCCGGTTATTCATCACTGGTATCAGGACGGCGGGAAAGTTCGCCTGAAGATCAGCTATGCGAGCATTGATACGGAGCACCCCACCGCCATCCCGTTCAAGACCAGCACCCCGGTTAACGAATTTAATGCCAACCTGGTTAAACGCTTTGCTGAGATTAACGCCAGACCCGACCCGTTGAATCGTTGCGACAGTGAACGCTGTGCCCGCAACGATGTGGCAGCCTGGCGTCAGCAGGCAGACAGCAATCTCAGCAAACTGGCTTCACGGCGCCTGGGCAACCTGCCAGCCATCCGGTTTCTGCCAGAGGTGACCATGCTGCGTGTTGAGAATGAGGCAGGCGAACAGGAAATCTATACCCTGTTCCGCAACCGCGCCCACAGTAATGTGGCGTTCATGTTCAACGAAGATGGTCGCTTCCAGCCGGAGCTGGATACTCTCACCCTTTACCCCGGTGTGCTGGCCAGCTACCCCAACTTCATGTTCAACCTGACGCTGCCGGAGTTGGCCACCTTCGTTGCACGCGTGGAGGGAGTGGAAGACGAGGAGGGCTTTACCCAACTGGTGAATGATTACGGCATCCGCCGCACCCACCCGCATTTCTGGGATTACTTTCATGCACTCACCCGCTACATGGAACAACATGAGCCCAGCCAGGCCGCGGTGCTGGACATGAATCGCTACCAGAATCTGTAG
- a CDS encoding ATP-binding cassette domain-containing protein, producing the protein MFQFEQARLGHPGQAVFENLTLHIARGEQVALLGPSGSGKSTLLAALREQQADSVAWCPQSADLVPMLSVFHNIYMGALDRQHSLTNLRNLIWPTRAQKHAIGELADSLGLTDKLFTSVDRLSGGQAQRVALGRAIYSQRQVLLADEPVSSVDEHHGLTLLQQLLGRHDTAVVALHDRSLALQCCSRVIGLRDGIIALDAPCQSLTLADLDALYQ; encoded by the coding sequence GTGTTTCAGTTTGAACAGGCACGGCTTGGCCATCCCGGCCAGGCCGTGTTTGAAAATCTGACCCTGCACATTGCTCGGGGCGAACAGGTTGCCTTGCTGGGTCCTTCCGGTTCCGGCAAGTCCACTCTGCTTGCGGCCCTGCGTGAGCAACAGGCTGACAGTGTGGCCTGGTGTCCGCAGAGTGCCGATCTGGTGCCCATGCTCAGCGTGTTTCATAACATCTACATGGGCGCACTGGATCGTCAGCACAGCCTCACCAACCTGCGTAACCTGATCTGGCCAACCCGCGCGCAAAAGCATGCCATTGGCGAACTGGCAGACAGCCTCGGACTGACGGACAAGCTTTTTACCAGCGTCGATCGCCTCTCCGGCGGACAGGCACAACGGGTAGCCCTGGGGCGCGCGATCTACAGCCAGCGTCAGGTCTTGCTGGCCGATGAGCCGGTTTCCAGCGTAGACGAGCATCACGGGCTGACCTTGCTCCAGCAGTTACTTGGCCGTCATGACACCGCCGTGGTCGCACTCCACGATCGTAGTCTCGCCCTGCAGTGTTGCAGCCGGGTAATCGGCCTGCGCGATGGCATCATTGCGCTGGATGCGCCCTGTCAGTCGCTGACACTGGCGGACCTGGACGCCCTCTACCAATGA
- a CDS encoding PA2779 family protein: MTKRLTGLVTAFVLLFMQLLVVPAAHAAMVGNDAVVQQMDRAELKAKVMQVMDHKAAAQTLEKYGVDKEQVSQRLDRLTDQELQQLAQKADELPAGQSVLGAILLIILILIILDLLGATNVFPAIHPIS, translated from the coding sequence ATGACCAAGCGTCTGACAGGCCTTGTTACTGCATTCGTGCTGCTGTTCATGCAGCTGCTCGTTGTCCCTGCCGCCCACGCGGCCATGGTCGGCAACGACGCCGTGGTCCAGCAAATGGATCGTGCTGAACTCAAAGCCAAAGTGATGCAGGTGATGGACCACAAGGCCGCCGCACAAACCCTGGAAAAATACGGCGTGGACAAGGAACAGGTCAGCCAGCGTCTGGATCGCCTCACCGATCAGGAACTGCAGCAACTGGCCCAGAAAGCCGATGAGCTGCCCGCAGGCCAGAGCGTACTGGGAGCCATCCTGCTGATCATCCTGATTCTGATCATTCTGGATCTGCTTGGCGCGACCAACGTCTTCCCGGCGATCCATCCAATCAGCTAA